A single region of the Ciconia boyciana chromosome 13, ASM3463844v1, whole genome shotgun sequence genome encodes:
- the SMIM10L3 gene encoding salivary gland specific protein SAGSIN1 codes for MAAVLSALAARLSQSAAARSYGVFCKGLTRTLLIFFDLAWKLRINFPYLYIVASMMLNVRLQVHIEIH; via the coding sequence ATGGCGGCGGTTCTGTCcgccctggctgccaggctcTCCCAGTCGGCCGCGGCCAGGTCCTACGGGGTGTTCTGCAAGGGGCTGACCAGGACCCTCCTCATCTTCTTCGACCTGGCCTGGAAGCTCCGCATCAACTTCCCCTACCTCTACATCGTCGCCTCCATGATGCTCAACGTGCGGCTGCAg